A region from the Actinomycetes bacterium genome encodes:
- the radA gene encoding DNA repair protein RadA, producing MAKARSVYRCSECGAEHPKWSGRCDACGDWNTLDEQASTARPSLAPVAPLELGGGTAVPITEVASDSASLESTGLGELDRVLGGGLAPGSVTLLGGEPGVGKSTLVLQMLAAQASQGSQCLYVTGEESASQVAARAARLDALDERIMLVSENSLPRVLGTLEADPPALCVIDSIQTLTDPSTESAPGSVTQVRDCAHRIVGAAKALGVTVVIVGHVTKEGALAGPRVLEHVVDTVLQLEGDRHGELRVLRAVKHRFGSTQEIGLFSMASGGLESVSDPSALFLSDRRAGLPGSVVVPAMEGQRPLLVEVQALVNQRQMAYPKRSVQGLDGGRLELLMAVLQRHEELKVMDMDVYAMVAGGVKVTEPGADLGICAAVVSSHYKRGCPEQFVLCGEVGLGGELRRVNRIEQRLAEAARHGFTTAVVPKSAPASHPGIEVMRVPTLDAAMAVLDLY from the coding sequence GTGGCAAAGGCGAGATCCGTGTACCGGTGCAGCGAGTGTGGCGCCGAGCATCCGAAGTGGTCCGGCCGTTGCGACGCGTGCGGCGATTGGAACACCCTCGACGAGCAGGCCAGCACGGCCCGTCCGTCTCTCGCGCCGGTAGCTCCACTCGAGCTCGGCGGAGGCACGGCGGTGCCGATCACCGAGGTCGCCAGCGACAGCGCCTCGCTCGAGTCGACCGGGCTGGGCGAGCTCGACCGGGTGCTCGGTGGTGGCCTGGCCCCGGGCAGCGTGACACTGCTGGGCGGTGAGCCCGGCGTGGGCAAGTCCACCCTCGTGCTGCAGATGCTGGCGGCGCAGGCCTCACAGGGTTCGCAGTGCCTCTACGTCACCGGCGAGGAGTCGGCCAGCCAGGTAGCGGCCCGTGCCGCGCGGCTCGACGCGCTCGACGAGCGGATCATGCTGGTGTCGGAAAACTCGCTCCCGCGCGTTCTCGGCACGCTCGAGGCTGACCCTCCCGCGCTCTGTGTGATCGACTCGATCCAGACGCTGACGGATCCGTCGACCGAGTCGGCTCCTGGCTCGGTCACCCAGGTTCGTGACTGTGCCCATCGGATCGTCGGTGCGGCGAAGGCGCTGGGGGTCACAGTGGTGATCGTGGGCCATGTCACCAAGGAGGGCGCGCTCGCAGGGCCCCGCGTGCTCGAGCACGTGGTCGACACCGTGTTGCAGCTCGAAGGCGACCGCCACGGTGAGCTCCGCGTGCTGCGCGCCGTGAAGCACCGCTTCGGGTCCACCCAGGAAATCGGGCTGTTCTCGATGGCCTCCGGGGGCCTGGAGTCCGTGTCGGACCCTTCCGCGCTGTTCCTGTCCGACCGGCGCGCCGGCCTGCCGGGTTCGGTGGTCGTCCCCGCCATGGAGGGCCAGCGTCCGCTGCTGGTCGAGGTGCAGGCGCTGGTCAACCAGCGCCAGATGGCTTATCCGAAGCGATCGGTCCAAGGTCTCGATGGCGGCCGGTTGGAGTTGCTCATGGCCGTGCTCCAACGACACGAGGAGCTGAAGGTGATGGACATGGATGTCTACGCGATGGTCGCGGGCGGGGTGAAGGTGACCGAGCCGGGCGCCGACCTCGGGATCTGCGCCGCTGTCGTGTCTTCGCACTACAAGCGCGGATGCCCCGAGCAGTTCGTGCTTTGCGGAGAGGTCGGGCTCGGCGGCGAACTACGGCGGGTCAACCGTATCGAGCAGCGGCTGGCCGAGGCAGCCCGCCACGGGTTCACCACCGCCGTGGTACCGAAGTCTGCTCCCGCTTCACACCCGGGCATCGAAGTGA
- a CDS encoding methyltransferase domain-containing protein produces the protein MTDNGSDTPAGYDADAAAMFAFRVWTYKQGELVALMIHLGDRLGLYKSLDGAGPCTAAELGERTGLNERWLLEWLRGQAAAGLLDSPDGDSFELAAEGAAVLADEDHSLLFAAGAFQGGAATPDVVDKLATAFSTGIGLTYDELGESAAHVVERMLAPWSKLALVPELIPRIAGLQEKLQSGAYAADVGCGAGTAIMTLAEAFPGSRFEGWDPSQQAIHRARTLAAEAGLDNVEFHVAEAAELHEDPTFDLVLTFDCLHDMTRPAEAAAAVRRALRPDGLWLIKEVKAGDSWEANQKNPVLAMMYATSVLACMSSALSEPGGAGLGTLGLPPARLEEMCREAGFTGEFESHDIGDPANLYYEVHP, from the coding sequence ATGACAGACAACGGTAGCGACACCCCAGCCGGATACGACGCTGACGCCGCCGCGATGTTCGCCTTCAGGGTGTGGACGTACAAGCAGGGCGAGTTGGTGGCATTGATGATCCACCTCGGGGACCGCTTGGGGCTCTACAAGTCACTGGACGGTGCGGGGCCGTGCACCGCAGCAGAACTCGGCGAGCGCACCGGGCTCAACGAGCGGTGGCTCCTCGAGTGGCTGCGGGGCCAGGCCGCTGCTGGCCTGCTCGACAGCCCTGACGGTGACTCCTTCGAGTTGGCCGCGGAAGGCGCCGCGGTGCTGGCCGATGAAGACCACAGCCTGCTGTTCGCCGCCGGGGCGTTCCAGGGAGGAGCTGCCACGCCCGACGTGGTCGACAAACTGGCCACGGCCTTCAGTACCGGCATCGGGCTCACCTACGACGAACTCGGGGAGTCGGCGGCCCATGTGGTGGAGCGGATGCTCGCACCGTGGTCGAAGCTCGCCCTCGTGCCCGAACTGATCCCGCGCATTGCCGGACTGCAGGAGAAGCTGCAGTCCGGTGCCTACGCAGCCGACGTGGGGTGCGGAGCGGGCACCGCGATCATGACCTTGGCCGAGGCCTTTCCCGGGTCGAGATTCGAGGGCTGGGATCCGAGCCAGCAGGCGATCCACCGAGCACGCACGCTTGCAGCCGAGGCCGGACTCGACAACGTCGAGTTCCATGTGGCCGAAGCGGCCGAACTGCACGAGGACCCCACATTCGACCTGGTGCTCACCTTCGACTGCCTGCACGACATGACGCGGCCGGCGGAGGCCGCCGCGGCCGTGCGCAGGGCCCTGCGACCCGACGGCCTTTGGCTGATCAAGGAAGTGAAGGCCGGCGACAGCTGGGAGGCAAACCAGAAGAACCCGGTGCTGGCGATGATGTACGCCACCTCGGTACTGGCCTGCATGTCATCGGCGCTCTCGGAACCGGGCGGCGCAGGCCTCGGTACGCTCGGCCTGCCTCCCGCCAGGCTCGAGGAGATGTGCCGTGAAGCGGGATTCACCGGCGAGTTCGAGAGCCACGACATCGGAGACCCCGCCAACCTGTACTACGAGGTCCACCCCTAG
- a CDS encoding ATP-dependent Clp protease ATP-binding subunit produces MFERFTDRARRVVVLAQEEARLLNHNYIGTEHILLGLIHEGEGVAAKALESLGISLEAVRQQVEEIIGQGGSSPSGHIPFTPRAKKVLELSLREALQLGHNYIGTEHILLGLIREGEGVAAQVLVKLGADLSRVRQQVIQLLSGYPGSQSGEGGNQPQGGEKATTGGSSSGDSASGSLVLDQFGRNFTQLARDKKLDPVIGRERETERMMQVLSRRTKNNPVLVGEPGVGKTAIVEGLAQSIANEEVPETLQGKQLYTLDLGALVAGSRYRGDFEERLKKVLKEIKTRGDIILFIDEIHTLVGAGAAEGAIDAASILKPMLARGELQTIGATTLDEYRKHLEKDAALERRFQKVVVDEPSVAHTIEILKGLRERYEQHHRVTITDQALVAAANLADRYISDRFLPDKAIDLIDEAGSRLRIRRMQTPPDYREIENELAEVVSQKKDAVESQDFEAAGQLRDREKELLAQKEEKDVEMRESGVDLFDEVDEEGIAEVLSLWTGIPVYKLTEEETTKLLRMEDELHRRVIGQEEAIKAVSQAIRRTRAGLKDPKRPSGSFIFLGPSGVGKTELAKTLAEFLFGDEQAMISLDMSEYMEKHTVSRLVGSPPGYVGYEEGGQLTEAVRRKPFSVVLFDEIEKAHPDVFNTLLQILEEGRLTDSQGRSVDFRNTVLIMTSNLGTADLRKATVGFSRNDEAVSYEKMKEKVNEALKSHFRPEFLNRIDDVIVFHELTQAEVISIVDLMITRVTEQLAGQGMGLEISPDAKVFLGEKGYDPTLGARPLRRAIQRLVEDPLSERLLWKEFRAGQIIKVDLEPDPENEGENQIVFTAEEGFVPPPVEELEAAGSGD; encoded by the coding sequence GTGTTCGAACGCTTCACCGACCGAGCCCGACGGGTCGTCGTGTTGGCACAAGAGGAAGCAAGACTCCTCAACCACAACTACATCGGCACCGAGCACATCCTGCTCGGGCTCATCCATGAGGGTGAGGGCGTGGCCGCCAAGGCGCTCGAGTCCCTGGGCATCTCGCTCGAGGCTGTGCGCCAGCAGGTCGAGGAGATCATCGGCCAGGGCGGCTCCTCGCCTTCAGGGCACATCCCCTTCACGCCGCGCGCCAAAAAAGTGCTCGAGCTGTCACTGCGCGAGGCCCTCCAGCTCGGCCACAACTACATAGGTACCGAGCACATCTTGCTCGGGCTCATTCGCGAGGGTGAGGGCGTGGCCGCCCAGGTGTTGGTGAAACTCGGTGCAGATCTGTCCCGGGTGCGCCAGCAGGTCATCCAGCTGCTCAGCGGCTACCCGGGTTCGCAGTCCGGCGAAGGGGGCAACCAGCCCCAGGGTGGCGAGAAGGCCACCACGGGCGGCAGCTCCTCGGGCGACTCCGCATCCGGCTCGTTGGTGCTCGACCAGTTCGGCCGCAACTTCACCCAGCTCGCGCGCGACAAGAAGCTCGATCCCGTCATCGGCCGCGAACGCGAGACCGAGCGCATGATGCAGGTGCTCAGCCGCCGCACCAAGAACAACCCCGTGCTGGTGGGCGAGCCGGGTGTCGGCAAGACCGCGATCGTAGAAGGCCTCGCCCAGTCGATTGCCAACGAGGAGGTCCCCGAGACTCTCCAGGGCAAGCAGCTCTACACACTCGATCTCGGTGCGCTGGTGGCCGGGTCTCGCTACCGCGGCGACTTCGAGGAGCGCCTCAAGAAGGTCCTCAAGGAGATCAAGACCCGCGGCGACATCATCTTGTTCATCGACGAGATCCACACACTCGTCGGCGCGGGCGCCGCTGAAGGCGCCATCGACGCAGCCAGCATCCTCAAGCCGATGCTCGCCCGCGGCGAGCTGCAGACCATCGGCGCCACCACACTCGACGAGTACCGCAAGCACCTCGAAAAGGACGCTGCGCTCGAGCGCCGCTTCCAGAAGGTAGTGGTCGACGAGCCTTCGGTCGCCCACACCATCGAGATCCTCAAGGGCCTGCGCGAGCGCTACGAGCAGCACCACCGGGTCACCATCACCGACCAGGCTCTCGTGGCCGCGGCCAACCTGGCCGACCGCTACATCTCTGACCGCTTCCTGCCCGACAAGGCGATCGACCTGATCGACGAGGCCGGTTCGCGCCTGCGGATCCGCCGCATGCAGACCCCGCCCGACTACCGCGAGATCGAGAACGAGCTTGCGGAGGTCGTGTCGCAGAAGAAGGACGCCGTCGAGTCACAGGACTTCGAGGCCGCCGGCCAGCTGCGTGACCGCGAAAAAGAGCTGCTCGCCCAGAAGGAAGAAAAGGACGTCGAGATGCGCGAGTCCGGCGTCGACCTCTTCGACGAGGTCGACGAGGAGGGCATCGCCGAGGTCCTGTCGCTGTGGACCGGCATCCCCGTCTACAAGCTCACCGAAGAGGAGACCACCAAGCTCCTGCGTATGGAAGACGAGCTGCACCGCCGGGTCATCGGCCAGGAAGAGGCCATCAAGGCCGTTTCCCAGGCCATCCGGCGCACACGTGCCGGCCTGAAGGACCCGAAGAGGCCCTCCGGCTCTTTCATCTTCCTGGGCCCGTCCGGTGTCGGCAAGACCGAGCTCGCCAAGACGCTCGCGGAGTTCCTGTTCGGCGACGAGCAGGCCATGATCAGCCTCGACATGTCCGAGTACATGGAGAAGCACACCGTCAGCCGTCTGGTCGGCTCACCCCCGGGTTATGTCGGCTACGAAGAGGGCGGCCAGCTCACGGAGGCTGTTCGACGCAAGCCGTTCTCGGTGGTGCTGTTCGACGAGATCGAAAAGGCCCATCCCGACGTGTTCAACACGTTGCTGCAGATCCTCGAAGAGGGTCGCCTCACCGACTCCCAGGGCCGCTCCGTCGACTTCCGCAACACCGTGCTGATCATGACCTCCAACCTCGGCACCGCGGATCTGCGCAAGGCGACCGTCGGGTTCTCGCGCAACGACGAGGCCGTCTCCTACGAGAAGATGAAGGAGAAGGTCAACGAGGCCCTCAAGTCGCACTTCCGACCTGAGTTCCTCAACCGCATCGACGACGTGATCGTGTTCCACGAGCTCACGCAGGCCGAGGTCATCTCGATCGTGGACCTGATGATCACCAGGGTGACCGAGCAGCTGGCGGGCCAGGGAATGGGCCTCGAGATCTCGCCCGACGCCAAGGTGTTCCTGGGCGAGAAGGGGTACGACCCCACACTTGGTGCGCGACCTCTGCGGCGTGCGATCCAGCGCCTGGTCGAGGACCCTCTGTCCGAACGGCTCCTGTGGAAGGAGTTCCGTGCCGGGCAGATAATCAAGGTCGACCTGGAGCCGGACCCCGAGAACGAGGGCGAGAACCAGATCGTGTTCACTGCCGAGGAGGGTTTCGTGCCGCCTCCGGTAGAGGAGCTCGAAGCCGCCGGCAGCGGCGACTGA
- a CDS encoding sugar porter family MFS transporter translates to MTDSSEANSQAVTPAAAEGRAAPSDEQEHWWTKWLVLIFVVTLLAGILFGYDQGVIAGALNGMTKEFDLSSTMKEVITSWVTLGALFGALVAGMLADRLGRRTAILLAAALFTAGALLESLAPDTAVLVVGRLVVGFGVGVASVAAPLYAAETAPTHLRGRFVSSYQLAITIGIFVAYVVDWALTNSDSWRVMLGVSAVPAVLLLIAAWPLRDTPRWYMKAGRRDDAREALLRIRDADQVENDLDGIQSALDKGEEASWKEVFGKDLRKPLSIAIGLAVFQQFTGINAIIYYANEIFADAGFNTPQEQAAATTWSIGAVNVVATFIAIAYIDRFGRKPLLQAGLVGMGLSLTVVGISFLFLDDSSTHASDAGIVTLVALVVFIASFAFSLGPVTWTVINEVFPNRVRGRAVSVATAVNWLSAWVVSQFFLTLVDLIGPSATFWLFATFSAIAFVWIWLRVPETKGKSLEEIEAMLLPSEQQPEGS, encoded by the coding sequence GTGACCGACAGCAGTGAGGCAAATTCCCAGGCCGTGACGCCGGCGGCAGCCGAAGGTCGCGCCGCTCCGAGCGACGAGCAGGAGCACTGGTGGACCAAGTGGCTCGTGCTGATCTTCGTGGTGACGCTGCTCGCGGGCATCCTCTTCGGCTACGACCAAGGCGTCATCGCCGGTGCCCTGAATGGCATGACAAAGGAGTTCGACCTCAGCTCGACCATGAAGGAGGTAATCACCTCCTGGGTCACGCTCGGGGCCCTGTTCGGTGCTCTCGTGGCCGGCATGCTGGCCGACCGCCTCGGCCGCCGCACCGCGATACTGCTGGCCGCCGCACTGTTCACCGCCGGCGCGCTGCTTGAATCGCTCGCTCCCGACACTGCCGTGCTCGTCGTGGGTCGACTGGTGGTCGGCTTCGGCGTCGGTGTGGCCTCCGTTGCGGCACCCCTCTACGCAGCGGAGACCGCGCCCACCCACCTGCGCGGCCGCTTCGTGTCGTCCTACCAACTCGCGATCACCATCGGCATCTTCGTGGCCTACGTGGTCGACTGGGCGCTGACCAACTCCGACAGCTGGCGGGTGATGCTCGGCGTGTCGGCAGTTCCGGCAGTCCTGCTGCTCATCGCCGCATGGCCTCTGCGTGACACTCCCCGCTGGTACATGAAGGCTGGGCGTCGTGACGATGCCCGCGAGGCACTGCTTAGGATCCGCGACGCCGATCAGGTCGAAAATGACCTCGACGGCATCCAGTCCGCCCTCGACAAGGGAGAGGAGGCGAGCTGGAAGGAGGTCTTCGGCAAGGACCTGCGCAAGCCCCTCTCGATCGCCATCGGCCTCGCCGTGTTCCAGCAGTTCACCGGGATCAACGCGATCATCTACTACGCCAACGAGATCTTCGCCGATGCCGGGTTCAACACCCCACAGGAACAGGCGGCTGCCACGACGTGGTCGATCGGCGCCGTCAACGTGGTCGCCACCTTCATCGCAATCGCCTACATCGACCGTTTCGGCCGCAAGCCCCTGTTGCAGGCGGGCCTCGTCGGCATGGGGCTCAGCCTGACCGTGGTCGGCATTTCGTTCCTGTTCCTCGATGACAGCTCCACTCACGCCTCCGACGCCGGAATCGTCACCCTCGTGGCGCTGGTGGTGTTCATCGCAAGCTTCGCCTTCTCGCTGGGTCCGGTCACGTGGACGGTTATCAACGAGGTGTTCCCCAATCGGGTGCGCGGCCGGGCGGTATCGGTGGCGACCGCCGTCAACTGGCTCAGCGCCTGGGTGGTCAGCCAGTTCTTCCTCACACTTGTCGACTTGATAGGTCCATCGGCCACGTTCTGGCTGTTCGCCACGTTCAGCGCCATTGCATTCGTGTGGATATGGCTGCGGGTGCCGGAGACGAAGGGCAAGTCGCTCGAGGAGATCGAGGCGATGCTGCTGCCTAGTGAACAGCAGCCCGAAGGCAGCTGA
- a CDS encoding polyprenyl synthetase family protein, which produces MAGPNPLSVLPSMAQDLARVESDLLDSVRSDEEFLTEIASHLITAGGKRVRPGFCIASAATTREADAPASAESVTGGVAVELVHLGSLYHDDVMDEAEVRRTVDSVNARWGNLRAILAGDFLLARASELAAGLGVEVAGLLAATISRLCEGQLLELQHAHDLGRTEDAYMRSIEGKTASLLAAACRIGALVDGAPESHVEALTVFGRSYGMAFQLVDDVLDLVATEEQLGKPAGHDLEAGVYTLPVLHTLAGSEGEELRELLSPPLDDPARAKALDLVRSGDGVAVTIAAARSQASDGRAALGELPPSPGVTGLRAAADYLLDSVEAAAG; this is translated from the coding sequence GTGGCTGGCCCCAATCCCCTGTCGGTACTGCCGTCAATGGCTCAGGACCTGGCCCGCGTCGAGTCGGACCTTCTCGACTCGGTCCGCTCCGACGAGGAGTTCCTCACCGAGATCGCCTCACACCTGATCACTGCGGGTGGAAAACGTGTGCGGCCCGGATTCTGCATCGCCTCGGCAGCCACCACCCGTGAGGCCGACGCACCGGCCTCCGCTGAGTCGGTAACTGGTGGGGTTGCAGTCGAGCTGGTCCACCTCGGATCGCTGTACCACGACGACGTGATGGACGAAGCAGAGGTTCGCCGCACGGTCGACAGCGTCAACGCACGCTGGGGCAACCTGCGCGCGATCCTCGCCGGTGACTTCCTGCTGGCCAGGGCTTCGGAGCTCGCAGCCGGACTCGGGGTCGAGGTGGCCGGCCTGCTTGCGGCCACCATCAGCCGGCTGTGCGAAGGCCAGCTGCTCGAACTGCAGCACGCCCACGACCTCGGTCGCACCGAAGACGCCTACATGCGCTCGATCGAAGGCAAGACCGCATCGCTGCTCGCCGCGGCATGCCGGATCGGCGCCCTGGTCGACGGAGCACCCGAGAGCCATGTCGAGGCACTCACCGTGTTCGGGCGGTCCTACGGAATGGCATTCCAGCTCGTGGACGACGTGCTCGATCTGGTCGCCACCGAGGAGCAGCTCGGCAAGCCCGCCGGCCACGACCTCGAAGCGGGCGTCTACACGTTGCCTGTGCTGCACACACTCGCCGGATCCGAGGGCGAGGAGCTGCGCGAACTTCTCAGCCCACCGCTGGATGACCCGGCCCGCGCCAAGGCCCTTGACCTCGTACGCAGTGGCGACGGGGTTGCTGTGACCATCGCAGCCGCTCGATCCCAGGCATCCGACGGCCGCGCTGCGCTAGGCGAACTACCTCCGAGCCCCGGGGTCACCGGCCTCAGGGCAGCCGCCGACTACCTGCTCGACAGTGTCGAGGCCGCAGCTGGCTGA
- a CDS encoding antibiotic biosynthesis monooxygenase, giving the protein MIVISGLITVEASDHDAAVALFGPLVEATLAEDGNVTYGFWAHTSDPGVFRVYEEWDNDEALTAHMSAPHMIEFLGGMAGLKVTGTEINRYDVSAITKFM; this is encoded by the coding sequence ATGATCGTCATCTCAGGACTCATCACCGTCGAAGCATCCGACCACGACGCGGCAGTGGCACTTTTCGGTCCGCTTGTCGAGGCCACCCTCGCCGAGGACGGCAACGTCACCTATGGCTTCTGGGCGCACACCTCGGATCCCGGCGTCTTCCGTGTCTATGAGGAGTGGGACAACGACGAGGCGCTCACAGCGCACATGTCGGCGCCACACATGATCGAGTTCCTCGGCGGGATGGCCGGACTCAAGGTGACCGGCACCGAGATCAACCGCTACGACGTTTCCGCAATCACCAAGTTCATGTGA
- a CDS encoding alpha/beta hydrolase produces MSYLLVHGAFRGGWAWGEVPRLLRERGNDVLAPSLLGMGELAPPPKDRGIVTLDDWRRQLAGLAELEELSEVVAVGHSQGGLAVRSAADALGDRLAAIAYLDAPIARAGQRGVDLSGPKAPGQLPPRDMWIEAVPLGPDSGLDETQLAWVNERLGPTPVAPSLDPVEGPEPTVPTHVAFCTGTPEGFPSTVTRATMDVAQQPYELFDAPHDVAVAAPVAVATWLERIRPGR; encoded by the coding sequence GTGAGTTACCTGCTGGTGCACGGCGCCTTCCGCGGCGGCTGGGCATGGGGTGAAGTCCCGCGACTGCTGCGTGAACGGGGCAACGACGTGCTCGCCCCGAGCCTGCTCGGCATGGGAGAGCTGGCACCCCCACCCAAGGATCGCGGGATCGTCACGCTCGATGACTGGCGCCGCCAGCTGGCTGGGCTCGCCGAGCTGGAGGAGCTGAGCGAGGTCGTGGCCGTCGGTCATTCACAGGGAGGGCTGGCGGTGCGCTCGGCAGCGGATGCGCTCGGGGACCGTCTGGCGGCGATCGCCTACCTCGACGCACCAATCGCGCGAGCCGGCCAGAGAGGGGTCGACCTCTCGGGTCCCAAGGCGCCCGGCCAATTGCCACCGCGTGACATGTGGATCGAGGCCGTGCCACTGGGGCCCGACAGCGGGCTCGACGAGACGCAGCTGGCATGGGTCAACGAGCGACTCGGGCCGACGCCCGTCGCCCCATCGCTCGACCCGGTCGAGGGGCCCGAGCCGACGGTGCCCACACACGTGGCGTTCTGCACCGGCACCCCAGAGGGCTTTCCATCGACGGTCACCCGGGCCACGATGGACGTCGCGCAGCAACCGTACGAGCTGTTCGACGCGCCGCACGACGTCGCGGTGGCGGCGCCTGTTGCCGTCGCCACCTGGTTGGAGCGGATCAGACCGGGTCGGTGA
- a CDS encoding ABC transporter ATP-binding protein, translating into MAPEPATTPAGNQPGLLVEGVEFAFGGNVVLDGFAAEVPSGCVLSLLGPSGCGKTTLLRVVAGLEVPSAGSVSIEGRLLTGGGTNVVPEQRRVAMVFQDWALFPHLDVASNIAFGLPAPRRRDGSVVGDTLALVGLEGLGARMPSQLSGGQQQRVALGRALAQRPDVLLLDEPFSNLDAALRSRVRADVHRLLAEVGVTTVLVTHDRDEAFVLGDEVAVMRRGRSVQQGRPREVYERPVDEWTARMVGEVNVIEGRADGASATTSLGRLALAGSHDGQVRVVLRPEQLVLRRDPEGGGVVSAVEYRGPATAYEVVVGGKSVRAEVAGPAELTEGESVDVVVAAGPFPAYAAG; encoded by the coding sequence GTGGCGCCTGAGCCCGCCACGACGCCCGCCGGCAACCAGCCCGGCCTGCTCGTCGAGGGAGTCGAATTCGCCTTCGGCGGCAACGTGGTGCTCGATGGCTTCGCGGCCGAGGTGCCCAGCGGTTGTGTGTTGTCCCTGCTCGGGCCGAGCGGCTGCGGCAAGACCACGCTGCTGCGCGTGGTCGCCGGCCTGGAGGTTCCGTCGGCCGGCTCGGTGAGCATCGAGGGCCGGTTGCTCACTGGCGGTGGCACCAATGTCGTCCCGGAGCAGCGGCGTGTCGCAATGGTGTTCCAGGACTGGGCGTTGTTCCCCCATCTCGACGTGGCGTCAAACATCGCTTTCGGACTACCGGCTCCCAGGCGTCGCGATGGCAGTGTGGTGGGTGACACGCTCGCACTGGTGGGACTCGAGGGCCTGGGAGCCCGGATGCCCTCGCAGCTGAGCGGCGGTCAGCAGCAACGTGTGGCCCTTGGAAGGGCACTCGCGCAGCGGCCCGACGTGCTCCTGCTGGACGAGCCGTTCAGCAACCTGGACGCAGCGCTGCGCAGTCGCGTCCGTGCGGATGTGCACCGGTTGCTGGCGGAGGTGGGTGTGACGACGGTGTTGGTCACCCACGACCGCGACGAGGCGTTCGTGCTCGGCGACGAAGTGGCTGTGATGCGCCGCGGCCGCTCCGTGCAGCAGGGCCGGCCCCGCGAGGTGTATGAGCGACCGGTCGACGAGTGGACCGCCCGGATGGTCGGTGAGGTCAACGTCATCGAGGGCCGCGCCGATGGGGCGTCGGCGACCACCTCGCTGGGTCGGCTGGCGCTGGCCGGCAGCCACGACGGCCAGGTACGGGTCGTGCTGCGGCCTGAGCAACTCGTCCTGCGCCGCGACCCCGAAGGGGGAGGCGTCGTGTCGGCGGTCGAGTACCGCGGGCCGGCCACGGCCTACGAGGTGGTCGTGGGTGGCAAGTCGGTGCGGGCGGAGGTCGCAGGACCTGCGGAGCTGACCGAGGGTGAATCGGTCGATGTCGTGGTCGCAGCTGGTCCGTTTCCGGCCTACGCGGCCGGCTGA